The stretch of DNA AAGtttcaaagaataaaaaggtaaccttttttttttgagtcTTTGAAGACAGCTCAATATGACCGTTACTTTTTGAATCACAACTCAGATTCactaaattcaaaccaaaacctctccctccctcccgcttctctttcctttcaaaccccaagaaaaaaaaaaagaaaagcattcattatatatttgtatgtaaCGTTAAAGACTGCAACTTTCTATAAAGAAAGAGACACCCACTACCGTCCCCACATTTCCAttcatttttaacattttatctcTCTCTCGTAGTTTCTTCCCTCACaaaactttctctctctctctgctttttcttctttttggattAACACCAAGCGAAAATGCGTGAGATCCTTCACATCCAAGGTGGTCAATGTGGAAACCAGATCGGTGCCAAGTTCTGGGAAGTGGTGTGCGCCGAGCACGGCATAGATCCAACTGGGAGGTACCAGGGTGAGTCTGATCTTCAGCTGGAAAGGATTAACGTGTACTACAATGAGGCGAGTTGTGGGAGGTATGTGCCTCGCGCTGTTCTCATGGATCTTGAGCCTGGTACCATGGACAGCGTTAGGACCGGTCCCTACGGTCAGATCTTCCGTCCGGACAATTTCGTTTTCGGTCAATCTGGCGCCGGGAACAACTGGGCTAAAGGGCACTACACCGAGGGCGCAGAACTCATCGATTCCGTGCTCGATGTGGTCCGTAAAGAGGCTGAGAACTGCGATTGCTTGCAAGGTTTGTTCTTTCCAACTCTTCTGAATCTTTCTATTCCatctttttcagttttaatgCTTATATTAGGTGGTGTTTTGGTGGTACAGGATTTCAGGTGTGCCATTCTCTAGGAGGAGGAACTGGATCTGGTATGGGTACCCTTTTGATTTCCAAGATCAGAGAGGAATACCCAGATCGAATGATGCTCACTTTCTCTGTTTTCCCCTCCCCAAAGGTCTCCGACACCGTCGTTGAGCCTTACAACGCAACCTTGTCCGTCCACCAGCTCGTTGAAAATGCGGATGAGTGCATGGTTCTTGATAACGAGGCTCTTTACGACATCTGCTTCCGTACCCTCAAGCTCACAACCCCAAGCTGTAAGTTAATTTCCTTTCCCCGTATGTGGGTTATTTTTGCACGATCTGTCTTTTTGTGTTACTGATTGTCTTTATTGTTGATTTCAGTCGGAGATCTGAACCATCTGATCTCTGCAACCATGTCTGGGGTAACATGTTGTTTGAGATTCCCTGGCCAGCTCAACTCCGACCTTAGAAAGCTCGCCGTTAATCTAATCCCCTTCCCTAGGCTCCACTTTTTCATGGTGGGTTTCGCTCCCTTGACCTCCCGCGGTTCCCAGCAGTACAGAGCCCTGACTGTACCAGAGCTCACTCAGCAAATGTGGGATGCGAAGAACATGATGTGCGCAGCAGACCCACGACACGGTCGCTATCTCACGGCCTCGGCTATGTTCCGGGGGAAACTGAGCACCAAGGAAGTCGATGAGCAGATGAATAATGTTCAGAACAAGAATTCCTCTTACTTCGTGGAATGGATTCCGAACAATGTCAAGTCCACTGTCTGTGATATCCCACCAACAGGGTTGAAAATGGCATCGACTTTCATTGGGAACTCTACTTCTATCCAAGAAATGTTCCGCCGTGTGAGTGAGCAGTTCACGGCCATGTTCAGGAGAAAGGCCTTCTTGCACTGGTACACAGGGGAAGGTATGGACGAGATGGAGTTCACTGAAGCCGAAAGCAACATGAACGACCTGGTTTCGGAGTATCAGCAGTACCAAGATGCCACGGCCGATGAGGATGAGTACGAGGAGGAAtacgaggaagaagaagctaATGAAGTGTGATGTTGTGAGTTATATATCTGCAACAAGCCGCGCAACTCTCGGTTGCCAGTCTCTGTCGTAAAAGTGGGGTTATTCCGGGTAGCTTTAGGCCTCATATTAATGTCAATCTTAAGTGTTTTcctggttttttgtttttctgtaaCTCTGTACTCGAGGAGAGCATGCGCGTTCATATAATATTCTTAGGTGAAGACTTGAAGTTTCTTTATCGATATATATTGATGCTGCTTATCTTATCTGGATCAATTATCGCATTTTATTCGATCTCCAATTCATTATGTTGCCACTTGTTTGTCCATACTTGAGCTGTTTGTCGTACCCTTGCGACTCAGTTCTTTATTTGCTGCATCCAAGGTTTTTTTACTTGCAGCAGGTAGCTCTTGGTAGCCACTTAATTCACCCCAAATTGCTATGCCAACTATACAAAAGAATATTTACAACAAAGTTTG from Juglans regia cultivar Chandler chromosome 4, Walnut 2.0, whole genome shotgun sequence encodes:
- the LOC109016008 gene encoding tubulin beta-6 chain-like codes for the protein MREILHIQGGQCGNQIGAKFWEVVCAEHGIDPTGRYQGESDLQLERINVYYNEASCGRYVPRAVLMDLEPGTMDSVRTGPYGQIFRPDNFVFGQSGAGNNWAKGHYTEGAELIDSVLDVVRKEAENCDCLQGFQVCHSLGGGTGSGMGTLLISKIREEYPDRMMLTFSVFPSPKVSDTVVEPYNATLSVHQLVENADECMVLDNEALYDICFRTLKLTTPSFGDLNHLISATMSGVTCCLRFPGQLNSDLRKLAVNLIPFPRLHFFMVGFAPLTSRGSQQYRALTVPELTQQMWDAKNMMCAADPRHGRYLTASAMFRGKLSTKEVDEQMNNVQNKNSSYFVEWIPNNVKSTVCDIPPTGLKMASTFIGNSTSIQEMFRRVSEQFTAMFRRKAFLHWYTGEGMDEMEFTEAESNMNDLVSEYQQYQDATADEDEYEEEYEEEEANEV